The genomic region AGGGGGTGTCAACAAAGACATCCATTGAATACAATTCCTCATTGCTTGCAAGGGATACACTGTCACCGGCTTTGTGGGAGAGCGAGATGGCATTCTTCTCAAGGGGAGTCAGCTGGCTGATATCTGCCGAGATGTACGCTGATTTCTTTTGAATGTAACTTTCACCAAAAAAGACGCCGGCAATTGCAACGCTCATGCCGATAACCATGAGCAGAATCAGGCCAATCGTGAGTGTCTGACTCATTGCATCGTCGTTTTTCATTCTCACTCGCAATTACTTTGATGTGATATTCGATATATTATATTGCTTTGTTTTCTTGCCATGAGAGAAACTCTACGAACCCCGAATGCATATTACCCTGCAGCCGGTGACGAATACTCCCGCAGGGATCTGGGTCACGAAGGAAATACGGCTCCGCACCTGATGAATGTAATGGTAGCCAGGATCCCCCTCGGTCAAAAAATGCCAAAAGATATTCTTATTGCGATCACCAATGAGTAACCGGGTGGGTATTCCCCTTTCATTCAGGGTTTTTATCGGGAGAAAAAGCAAAGCCTGTTTTATGAATTGTTTTAATATTCGCACCATTATTTCCGGTTCAGGCGCAACGAACAGACCAGAACGCTGGCAATCCCCAGCGCTGCAACCGGCAGGAACGGAGACTCCGGTGATTCTGTGACCGGCACTTCCGGTGGCTGGAACGAGAGGGTTGCCGAGGCCTGTTCACCCGGGGCGAAATGCAGGCCGTCCACCGGGTGGCTGACCACGTGAACCGTGTAATTGCCGGGCCGGAGCGTGCCGAGGATGACTGAGGTATCCCACCGGTACAACCAGGTGCCATTGTTCATATGCACCGGTGCGGTGGTGAAAAGACCCCTGCCCGTGGGAATATTCAGGTTATCGAGCGGTGTCCCCCGCGGGTCAAGGCCGGGCCCGGTAAGGAAGAGGTATACGGCGATGGTATTGAGGCCTGAGACCGTGCCGTTGAGGGTGATTGTATCCCCGATATGCGGGTTTGTGGGAGATGCGCCCATCGTGAGGCTGACTGCCCCCGATACCGGGATACAGACAACTCCCAGCAGGGCTAACAACAGGATTGCCGGACACACCCCTCTCATATCACAATAATGTGCATTTCAGGGGTAAAAAGGATCTTACGCAATGGTCCTTTTTAGAACCTGACCACCATCACGGCCTCTTCCTCCTGGGTGAGCTCACCTTTGAGGTGTTCGGCATCGAAATCATAGGTCCCGGCGGGGTTGTAATCATCGTAGAGTTCGCATTTGTCGAGGATATCCACGAATTCCTTCAAGAAGATCCTCGGGATGATATCCACCCGTCCGCCAAAGCGCGTGGTGATCTTCTGGATCATGGCCCGGATAAACCGGTGGGAGATCCGCTCCCGGTCCGGCTCGGTGTACGCCTGGGCGTACACGTCCATGACCTTGAGGGCAACCAGTTCCAGTTTCCCGGTGTCGAATTTGGCAAGGTGGATCTGGGGCTGGCGCGGGTTCCGGAAATTCTCGTCCTGGGTCACGCTGATCCGGTCATAGAGCGGGGGGACCGATCGGATTCCCCGGGACCCGTCGTACAGGGCCGGTGTCCCTGTGAACAGGAAGTAGCAGCGCGGCATATCCCCCCGGTCCAGCGCATCGATTACCTGGACGAGCGTATGGTATCCCTTCTCGCGCTGGCTGCGCTGGAGTCCCTGGGTGGTTTCCATCTCGTCGACCGCGATGGCGAGCCCCCGGTAACCGGCGCCATGGATGATCTCAAGAAGACCCCGCAGGAATGTAAACGCGATGGATTCGTCAATATCGCCCCGGATTCCTGCTTTCTGTTTGAGATCCCGGCCGATATTGGGCTCGGCCGAGATCCACCCGAGCGCTGCCTGTGCGGTCTGGAAATCCCCGGCATTGTTGGACCGGTAATACGTGCGGAGGACTGCCGCAAGCGAGGAGTTCATCTCGGAGATGACCGAGAGGGCCGCCTCGATCTCCCGTTCTGTTAAGGTTTCGAGCTCGGCATCGGACTGCCCGCTCGTTGTCACCGAAAGGATCTTCTCTTCAAGGGAGAAGATCCAGGTGTCGAGGATCGTCTTGAGGGCATGCTCTTCTTCCCGGGTCCGCAGGCCGGCGCAGATCTGCTGGTAGATCCCCCGGAGACGGTAGAGCGGGGTCTGGGAAGATATCACGATCTGGGATGTGACAAACCCTCTCGTCCGTGCGATTTCGAGGGCCCGGGCCACGAGGAAAGTCTTGCCGCTGCCGTACTCGCCCCGGATGAACTTCGCATCGCCCCCGCCCTCGGCAACATAATCGAGCTGTTTTGCGATAACACCCTCTTCGACATCCAGCCCGACCGCGATCCGATCGAGCCCGCCGGCCGGCACCGTCCCGCGCCGGAGGGCATTGATGATATTGATGCTCTCGACTTTGCGCCGGTCCATCCGTTCAGGTTCCGGTATATTCATAGATCTCCCCGTCTTCCCCCAGACCTTTCTTCTCGATGAGCGTAATGCCTTCCGCTGCAGCCTTCTTTATGATCCGGTTGACCATCCCGGCCACCCTCCGGCTGCCGAGCAGGGTGCGCAGGTCCATCTCGCTGGCTTTCCGGTGGGACCGGAGGAACGAGACGATCTTCTGCTCTTCTTCGGAAAGCCCTATCTGGTCGCTCATGACCTGCGTCAGGGGCGTTTTCTGTTTGAACTCCTTTGCCTGCAGGGTATGCATGATCGGCCGGTCGGCAACCGACCTCTCCTTGCATTCCCCGATCAGCCTGAGGTAATCCTCGAGCCGGATGGTGCGGGAACGGGGCGGAATGACGTCCATCCCGCACAGGC from uncultured Methanoregula sp. harbors:
- the brxD gene encoding BREX system ATP-binding protein BrxD; translation: MNIPEPERMDRRKVESINIINALRRGTVPAGGLDRIAVGLDVEEGVIAKQLDYVAEGGGDAKFIRGEYGSGKTFLVARALEIARTRGFVTSQIVISSQTPLYRLRGIYQQICAGLRTREEEHALKTILDTWIFSLEEKILSVTTSGQSDAELETLTEREIEAALSVISEMNSSLAAVLRTYYRSNNAGDFQTAQAALGWISAEPNIGRDLKQKAGIRGDIDESIAFTFLRGLLEIIHGAGYRGLAIAVDEMETTQGLQRSQREKGYHTLVQVIDALDRGDMPRCYFLFTGTPALYDGSRGIRSVPPLYDRISVTQDENFRNPRQPQIHLAKFDTGKLELVALKVMDVYAQAYTEPDRERISHRFIRAMIQKITTRFGGRVDIIPRIFLKEFVDILDKCELYDDYNPAGTYDFDAEHLKGELTQEEEAVMVVRF